In Anabaena sp. WA102, the sequence CAAAAAATAACCCCGAACTAACTTGTAGTCCGAGGTCATAAAAGCGGTCTAAGTCTGAGTTAACAATGCACTGGCATAAACAGTTTCCGTTCCCACTGTTCCCACAATAAACATTCCCACACTGGGGTCAGCAGGAGCATCAACATAATAGATTTTAGGATTGGTGACTTGTTTAAACGCTGCATACAGTTGTACATAATATTCAACTGATTCTGCTTCTGCTGCTAACGTTTCCAAACTTGCAGTTCCCGCATCCAGTAATTCGCCTTGATCGTTCAATGCCTCAATCGCATTTAAAGCCAAGGGTTTAAATACTTCGTCTAAGGTCTTTTGAACAACCGTTCTGGTTTCCAATAACTCTTTAGTGGGAGCAACCCCAGCATTTTTGGTACGCAGTGACCTATCCAAAGACAGGATTTTTTCATTATCTACAACAGCCTTAGTTGTGCTGATTTTCAAAGGAGAATCACTTTCAGATTGCCCCCAGAAATTATAGTCTTTGATAACGCCTCTGATATGAGAAGCAGCTTTACTCGCAGTTAAAAACATTGCAAATCCTCGTCATTTCAACTTTGGGTATTTTAACTAAAAATGAGAAACTTAACAGGGAATTTTAAGTTGTTAAAACTAATTTTCCTCAGACATTTTCCAGATAAATACTGGATATAAACGTTAATATTTTTATGAGAATCAATATTTAATTAGACTTAGTTCTCAATAAAAATCATAATGTTACAAATGTTAAATTTAATGTAGATATCAATAACAAATTATGTTATTTTGATCCTGTGAATAACAAATTATGCTATAGTTAAACAGTGGGAGTTACCCCACCATAATGCTATTTACTTTGCCAGTCGTCGAGTGCTTGATTCAATTTCTTAGCCAAAGATTCCGCTTTTCTCTTAGGCAAACAAAATCTGATGGTAATATAAACAAATGAATTATGATAAATCACATCATAACTTTTACCTGAACAACCAAGAACCGCCGAAAATCTGTCTTTAGAACATTCACTAATTCGTTGATGGTGTCCATTATCAAGAAATGCTAATTGCACCGCAACTAAACCCGGATTTCTCACCAAAATCCTCAAACCCTTATAAAATCTGGATTCTAGGTTTTCACACTGCATCAAGAATTAACCCGGTGAAAATGCCCGAAACCGTTTCTCTATAAGGATTAGATAGATTGCGATCGCATTGTTTGTGAGAAATGCGGGTAAAGCCATTTCTTTCATCAATATTCCCCAGGTAACATCAACACACCCTGAACAAGAAAAAGTTTGATTTCGGGTAAGGGAAAATCAGTAAACTCAATATCCTGTCTGATATATGGCGTAATTTCTGGATCTGGTGTATCTCCCCAACAAGTTACAACCGCTTGATGATGAGGTTTGGGTTTGATAAATTCATGACTGTCACCAACAACCAATAACTGTTGTGGCTCGCAATTATAAATGCTCCGGCTTGCAACAAGACATTTTCCGGCTCACATTATTTGCAACTGAAATGTTGGTTCGGCTCAAATTATCTGCAATTAGGCTCAGATTATTTGCAACCAGTTTGCAATCATTACTCTCCGGCTCACATTAATTGCAAATAAGCTAGAAGTTATTAGCTGCAATAATTAGGGACAATGCGCTCCAGCAGGTGCATTTTGTCAATCCAAAATTTCTGTTGCGAGTTTTAGTTGATCATTTGATAGGACTGGGGAGGTGAAATGCCCATTTTACCCTCAATTCTCTTTTAAGACTCGCAACGGAAAGAATATTCTGTGGCCAGTTTTCTGTTACGAGTTCAGTTGCAGTTAATGTGAGTCGAGATTTATGATTGCAAGCCCATTTGCATTTAATTTGAGTCTAGTTGCAATTAATATGAGCCGGAACACAATCTTAATTGCAATTAATCTGAGCCAGAAAATTTCTTGTTTGCGAGCCGGAGGGTTTATGATTGCAAGCCGCAACAAATAACCATAACTGAAAATCCTTGAGCATTTGATCAGCTAATAGTTTCTTGGTTTGATGACTGGCAATCACATCAATTAACCAATAACACTGGGCTTCCTGTGCTAAGTATTGAATACCGTCGGTGTGGCGAATACTTAACAAATGTCGGTAATAATTATCAGTGCTGGTAAAATGCTTGAGAGATTGCTGTAATTCTTCTGGGGAAATCATAGTAAAGATTCAAAACAACAACCCCTCAAAGCGATAGCATTAATTATTAGGAAAAGCCCCCATTTATTATCTAATTGCTACAGCAACTTTGCCATTTGTTGAACTATGTTGTGATTGTAAATTACTGATAGTAGTATTAGCTTCTTCTAAGTGAGTTTGCAATTGTGCTAACTTTTTACCAAGTTCATTATTTTTCACAATCAAATCATTACGTTCTTGATACAAACTCTCCAACTTAGTACGAACCTCTTCACTATCAGCTAATTGTTGTTTATTAAGATTTATATATGCTTCTTTAAGCTCGTTGCGCTGCCGTTCACATTCAGCCTTATGAAAATTAAGCTCAAGTTGTAAACTGGGAAAATCTATAAGTTGTTGTTTTAACAATTCATTCTCGGTAACTAGATATCTGAGTTTGTCACCGGAAATAGAGGAATCGGCGTTTTGGTAAGCGAGTTTATAAACAGCGATCGCCCATTGGTTCATAGCAGTCAAATAATCCCCTGGAATATCGGACACATCAAGTACCCCGTCATCAACAAATTCAAGAAGTCCCGAAATCAGTCCTTTTTCGTTTCTTTTAAGATCCATGTTCTCAGTCCGCCACTGACGTAATAAATCGCAAACCGTGTCAGAACTACCACCAATACCGTAAATATATTTTAAAGCTGATTGTACGCTACGGATAACAATACCGACCTGATTCTTTTTCAACACGGCACAAGCGATATCAACCATTGATTTAGTAATACTATTGTACTGCTTAATTTCAATATCAAATCCGGTGAGGTCGAGTTCCTGAAATGTTGTTGGTAGTTTCATAGCGCACCTGCTTACATCTATATAAAGTATGTAAGGGTAACCTTACATTGTCAAGATTAAGAATCATCCTCATGAGGAAAAGCAAGTGCAAGTTCAGTCAATGTGCATTCCAGGATTTCGATAACTGCTAAAACCTCTGCTGGGGAGAATTTGGGGACTGCATGACCATTTACCCAGGCACTCACAGCCTGTCGTGAAAGTTTACGCCCGGAAATGTTACTCCAGGCATTTTCTACCAGTTCCACAAACTTTTCTTGAGTTAAACTTCGTCGCTCTAAAAGTTTTATAAACTTGGTTCTTTTTGCCATGCTATTGCAGTAAAGCCAGCCTTGAAAGTAAAGTTGACTTTACGTAATTATATTCATATACTTACAATATCAAAAAATCTATAGTTAAAATATAAAATATCTATACAGGAAAACTAAGACTCAGTATTTTTACTAAGAAATATAGTCAATAAATTATTGAATATGGCACAAAACAGGATGGTAACACACTGGTATTGGTAAAGACTATAGTTAGAAACTATAGGTAAAAACTAAGACTTTCTGATGATATCGGCAATGGCTAAGACAATATCTGATAACTGTTCTGTAGAAGCAGACTGAATGTTATAGAAATTGGTAACGTTTACGTGGGATTGTCCAAATGTTACTTGTAATCCACCATCAGCCAACAACCGCTTTACTAAAGTTGCTTTGACCTCTGGACTCACATCAGAAGCAAGCTGCTCTAAGAGAGTAGATTTTTCCTGATACTCCAGTTTATCAACTAAATTTTTGATGATATTGCTAATGGCTGTGTCATCTAATTGATGGCATTGATTAAGTATTTGCTTCAAAATATCTTCAGTCACCCTGACACTCTCTACTTTTCTGTTGTTGACCTGCATAAATTTGTTGACACTTGAATATTCTAGCCTTTTCTTCTAGGAATATCCTATCAACACTATCGCTTAATCAATGTTTACAGTTTTAAATTAGCAAATATTGGTACTATTATGCACTTTAGTCATCATAGAAATTTTCGAGTTAATCCTTAGACTTAACATTATTGATAGTATTTGCACTTAGTTCTTGACAAGTCTTAGCAGATGTGAAATTTACGGTTTCTAAAGATTAAGGTTCTAGTATTTTGATGCGGAAATAATACAAGAATACTACAAATTACTGAATGTTAGCACTATCTACGACAAAGGACTGGATAATTGTGTTTATATTCGGTTTTAAGCGCAAACCTTTTGGTCAGATGAGCGTAGTGATAATGCCAAAGCTTGCATGATATCTGCTCTGTCCTCTTTGTCTAAAAACGGAATCAATTGCGCTATTTGCCGTCCGTTCAGATATTTCACCATTTCTTCGGGGTGAACTTCGGTTTTTATCCCCAGTTTAGTCAGTGCTTCTTTGCGAATATCCTCATCTAAACAATCCAAAATGCTGAAATAGTAACCGGCATATAAATCTTCCTGAAGTCCATTCATTAAGCGACTTAAAGAACTGCTGCTAAAACCAGACATTTTAGATATGTTGATTGCCGTTTCTCCTCTGGTGATCGCTTTGTTTAATGCGTCAATTAAAATTTCTCTGTGATTCATATTGCGTTATAGGTATTTTAAGATTATATTTAGTTTATAGCAAATTAGATAGTTACTGCCAATAGTACCACAACAGTATCAAACTCTTTTCGCTCTAGCGTCTAACTTAGGAATTTCCATAAGTTACACACCAATAATTTTAATCTAATTACCTTTAGTTTGCAATGGGGGGTAGTCAATTTCTAAACAAATGGATCAGGTTTCTTAGTTTACGCCACTGCTTTAGCTTTTTCTTTGTTTTGCGCTGTTAAAGAATGGGCGATCGCTTCCAACACTCTAGCTTTTTCCTCTGGAGGCGAGCTTGCCGCAATTGCTGCTAAGTCAAAGCTCACCACTCCTAACTTACCCAAAGTGGCTGATTTGATGTGTTCAGGTAGTGAATGAACCAGCTTAAAGAAATCTCCAGACCTTATATCTTCTCTTTCTCTACTTAACAACCGTGAAATCATACTATTGTTCACACCGGATGCACGAGAGAGTTTGGCATTAGTCATTCCTTCACTCATTGCCTGTTCGATAGCTTGAATTAATATTTCTTTAGGTTCTATCATTGTTATTTATCAGGATGATAGTATACTCTTGTTATATAGCAAATGGTAATTTTTTTGCAAGGGGGGTAAACAGAAGTTCAAATGTAAAAAAAGACCTTAACCACGGAAATGGCTAAGGCAAACTTTAAAAAAATAAAATTTCTTAACCTAATTATGACTCATAATCAGAAATTTTTCCACTGTCTCCAGTCCAAACTAGGAGATTGTTGGACTTTAGCATCAATAAAACCGGATTTACTAGATTTTTTCACCAATGTTTTTCTACAGTCCACCGCATTGAAAGTATTATTAACAGTGCTTTTCAAGCGTTTAGAGTCTGACTGTAGTGATAGCTTACGTGGCATAGCCATACTCACCAAAATTTTTCAACCAGAAGCAATAACCAGTTATTTACTCTCAATTACTTTGGGGGTGCATTAGCCATGAAAACTAAAACTCGCACTGTTCGTTATCCACAACCTATCGAGGAATCAAGAATGCAAGGTTATTTCATGATTTCTAAGCGTGACGCTGCTTTGGTCATTACCAACAAGTTAACTGGTAATCAATGCCGTCTTTGGCTTTATTTGATGCTTATTGACCCGTTTGCTGATTATACGACCGATGGTGAAATCAAATATCATGATCTCCCTTCTATTCCAGAAATCGCTGTGGCTATAGGTAGTTCAGTAGAAGCCGTTGAAAAGGATTTCAGAAAACTTCGTAGTCTAGGGCTTTATGAATACCGCACCGTAGTCATTCAGGGTCATAACACCACCGCTGCTAATGCTAGATCTGAGGCCGATAGGTTAAAATCTCCCTCTAAATCTAAGCCGAAACCTAGTCAGGATAATCGTTCGGCTTATTTAAGCCCCGAAGAAGATTATTTAAGCCCCGAAAAAGATTATTTAAGCCCCGAAGGAGCTAATTTAAGCCCCGAAAAAGATTATTTAAACCCCGAAGGAGCTAATTTAAGCCCCAATCAAGAGTTAGAACCCTTGCCAAATCAGGATTCCACCGCTCCTCAGACTAATCAAACTAATCAAACTTACCAAAACTTTCTCTCAGACTTATCAGATAGCGAGAGAGAGGATTTTGAAAAGTTTGGTTTAGATAAAGCCAATAGATTACCTAACGTTCCAACATTGCCCCAAAGATGGATTGAAGTGCATTTTGAGGAATTGCGATCGCAATGGGAGAAGTCCCAAGGTAAAGTTTCCACCACGCAGGCCACGAAATGGGAGAACCACCCACAACGAGAAGAGTGGCTAAACAAAATTCGCACTATGGGGTATGTAGCTTTCTACTTTGAAGACAAAGCAGAAGAAAAAGAACGTCGCAGCTTTTATAAGTGGGCTGACTCTAATAATTTGATTTGGATAAATGAGTTATGAATCTTAGTGATTTACCGCAATTTGAACGGATGCCTTTACAAGCACCTCAGTCACAGGATGAAAAAGAAATTTTTTACCCTCAATGGACTTGTTTTTGTTGCCAAGACTACGGAGTAATAAATCGCAACTTAGCTCGAAAAATAATACCTAACTACAACAGTTCAGAAGATAAATGGCCAGTCTGCCAAAACCCAAACTGCCATGCTTTTGAGCAAAAATTTGGAGCTAATATAGGCAGTGAAAATTTTGATATGCGATTTTCTTCACTGGTTTGTCAAAAGTTGGATTTAATCGAGCGTCAGAACTGGCATAACACAGTACAACGTCAAGTTGATATCCGCGCCTTAACTAAAACAATGGCAATGCCCGGAGTCCCTGACCGCACAGACAATGACAACCGGGAAGCACAGCAGCGCAAAAAAGAAGCTGAAAACTTTGATTGGGAAGCAGCTTCAACAGCGTATTTAGGGAGTGAGTAAAATGACAACTCATGTACTAACTACCCCCTGGGATTACCGTCAGTCCTGGGAAAACGGTTCATGCTCTTACGACGGTCATATAATCCACTGGGAACACCGCACCATTTCCGTCACGGACTACATCAAACAAAGATATCTCAGTCCCCTCTGGTATCTAAACCAACTTATTAAACATTGGGAATTGTTGGGAGCAATAGCATTATTCCTAAGCGATGGTACAGCAGCTTCCACAACAGAACTAAGTCAAGCTCTCAAGACTGAAATATCAGTTATCAATCAAGCAGTGGAATTAGGCTTTTCAATGGGGTGGTTTGATGTCGGTGACAAAATTAGTTTGATTTTCTTAGAGGAAAAATGCGACAACTTGATTTATGCTCCGGCGTTGGTGCAGGTTTTGGGATTGCTGGACTCCGCGCAAGTTGGCAACTCATGGGAGTCTGTGAAATTGACGACTACTGTGCAAACATTCTTGCCAAAAGATTCCCCGGTGTCCACAATTACGGAGATGTGCGGAATTTACCAGTTCAAGACATCAGAGGAATTGACGTTATTACAGCTTCAGCACCCTGTCAGCCCTTCTCCATCAACGGTAAACGACTGGGAGCAAGGGATGAACGAGACTGTTTCCCCGCAGTGCTGGAAACTATTGCCAGAATCCAGCCCAAATTCTTCTGTATCGAAAACGTTACCGGACTACTTACCTGCCCCAACTACCCAGGACAACCATCAGGGTCATATTTTAGAGGTGCGATCGCAACCATTAACAGCTACGGGTACGATGCGGAATGGATTTGTGTATGTTCAGGACACTTTGCCGCCCCCTTCCTTAGAGAACGATTACTTTTGGTTGGAGTCTCCCGGTGCATTAAGCTCAACTGGACAATCACGACCCCCTGGCCAAACCAAGTTAGAAGCACAGTTGAAAAAGCTGGGGTTATTGCCCAAAGGCGAAGTGCTAAACCCGGTTATCCTCAGCGAATGGTACGATATCCCGCCGAGTTGGCTAGACCCCTGGGAGTCCCGTCCGGCAACGGCACTATTAGAAAGCAAAGACAGGCAGCAGGAAATCTTCTTGATCCCAGAGTTGCCGCCATCGGAGTTAATAGAGTTCAATACCTTGCAACTATCGCCGGGGTCAATAACTACTGAGAAATTCTTAGAGGAAAACGTAGATACGGAGGAATTAGGTAAGGAAACTCTAACTACTGAGAAATTCTTAGAGAAAAACTTAGATACGGAGGAATTAAGTAAGGAAACCCTGACTACTGAGAAATTCTTAGAGAAAAACTTAGATACGGAGGAATTAGGTAAGGAAACTCTAACTACTGAGAAATTCTTAGAGAAAAACTTAAATACTGAAATAACCCATGCCTGTGGTTGTTTGTACCAGTATCTTGAAAATAAGAAATTAAAGAATGGTTCAATAGTTAGTTACCCTCGTGTAGAAGGTGAACGCGATAAGCACAATTATCTACATTGGCGTTGGGGATACAATTGGAAGGAGAAAATTGATGGTCAATGGAAAAACCGCTCTTTGGGAGTTGCCACAAAAATAGTTACCGCAGTTGCAAATATGATCCACAACGGTAACAATGTACAAAATATCAGGGAGTTTATAACACTCAGTAAAAACTCTAAGAAAACTCATAAATAATAAATTTTCTCTAAGAATTTTCTTGGGTAATTCTACAACAAGAACCTAGTAAATTTAGTAACTAGGATTTCTTAATTTTCTGATGCGTATTAAATAATATAAAATGATTAAAGCAAATAATTTTTAGATGTGGGATTAATTATCCTCAACTAAACTACTGAGAAATTCTTAGAGAAAAACTTAAATACTGAGAAAATCCCTGTCTATTGTTGTTGCCCATAAAAAAAACTTCCAAGCAAATACCTGGAAGTTCTGAATCTTAAACATTTACTGTTTGCTTTACTGGCATCTGTCGTTCTGACATTGGTTGAAGTGCTGCATTAATAGGTACATACTTACAATAACAAATCACAATCATATCAAATCCCATACCGGAAATATCAGGAGTATAGGTTTCAACACTGGTTACTTCCCAATCACTTAAACGATGATGGGTTTTGGCTTCTGGATATTCGGCATCAACAAACGAATATTTAGCTAGAGAAGCCCAAGCCGCTTCTAAATGGGTTTTGGCTTCTGGATATTCGGCATCAACAAACTGCTCAACTTTAATAAATTCTGGGGGACGATAACCAACTTCGGGTAGTGGTGTATCTGAACAATCATAGTGTTCACCTAGAGTTTTGGTTAAAGAACCCGTGTGAGCATATTTTCTGTCTTGCCAACCTGGTTGACGTTTATCAGCGCGAAACACAATCCATCTACGCATCATCACAACATTCCTCATCGGCTGCGGCATGACGTGATTTATTTTGCTCCTGGGGTTTTGGCATATTCTCTTTTATTCAACTTTCTTGTTAGGATTATTTTTGATTGTTTCAGCGATCGCCTCCCATATATCTTTGATTTCATCTTTACTATTGAGATTAAATTGATAGACAGTGTTGGCGTGGACTTGAGAATTTCCCATTGTTACAGAGCAACCATTATCGTCTTTGATAGGAAATAATTTCTTTACCAACTTAGCTTTTTCATCTATCGTCAAATGTTCAGTAGCAATTTCCAAAAATTCTAACTTTTCTTCAGCGCTTAACTTATCGTAATGATTTCTGTCCATTGGAATTCCCTGGTAATAACTGCTATAATTATCCTATATTTTATTTAAAATATCAATAAATTTAAAAGTAGTTATGTAAAGGAGTGGATTTAATTGATAGAAATTATTTATGGTCGTACTA encodes:
- a CDS encoding DUF6876 family protein; this translates as MVVGDSHEFIKPKPHHQAVVTCWGDTPDPEITPYIRQDIEFTDFPLPEIKLFLVQGVLMLPGEY
- a CDS encoding DUF6876 family protein, with protein sequence MISPEELQQSLKHFTSTDNYYRHLLSIRHTDGIQYLAQEAQCYWLIDVIASHQTKKLLADQMLKDFQLWLFVAACNHKPSGSQTRNFLAQINCN
- a CDS encoding transcriptional regulator, which encodes MAKRTKFIKLLERRSLTQEKFVELVENAWSNISGRKLSRQAVSAWVNGHAVPKFSPAEVLAVIEILECTLTELALAFPHEDDS
- a CDS encoding DNA (cytosine-5-)-methyltransferase; this translates as MRQLDLCSGVGAGFGIAGLRASWQLMGVCEIDDYCANILAKRFPGVHNYGDVRNLPVQDIRGIDVITASAPCQPFSINGKRLGARDERDCFPAVLETIARIQPKFFCIENVTGLLTCPNYPGQPSGSYFRGAIATINSYGYDAEWICVCSGHFAAPFLRERLLLVGVSRCIKLNWTITTPWPNQVRSTVEKAGVIAQRRSAKPGYPQRMVRYPAELARPLGVPSGNGTIRKQRQAAGNLLDPRVAAIGVNRVQYLATIAGVNNY